The following are encoded in a window of Deltaproteobacteria bacterium genomic DNA:
- a CDS encoding response regulator, with protein sequence MANILVVDDSMTIRKILQSILEPDGHVITDASDGLEGIAKFKENPKISLILTDVNMPNMDGITMCEQIRQLEEGKTLPIFVISTEGNSDLKARAKAAGVMAWMTKPPQGDKIREAIRVVLSRASGNIK encoded by the coding sequence ATGGCAAATATACTTGTAGTTGATGATTCAATGACAATAAGAAAAATACTTCAGTCTATTTTAGAACCTGATGGTCATGTAATTACGGATGCTTCTGACGGTCTTGAAGGAATAGCCAAGTTCAAAGAAAATCCAAAAATCTCTTTGATTCTCACTGATGTGAATATGCCAAATATGGATGGAATCACCATGTGTGAACAAATCAGGCAATTGGAGGAAGGAAAAACCCTGCCTATTTTTGTAATTTCCACTGAAGGAAATAGTGACTTAAAGGCCCGGGCTAAAGCTGCTGGAGTGATGGCATGGATGACGAAACCTCCTCAAGGAGATAAAATACGCGAAGCCATTCGCGTTGTTTTGAGCCGAGCCTCTGGAAATATAAAATAG
- a CDS encoding trypsin-like serine protease, whose product MKILFVIILSIFFQACDRHQDNSDSPAQPEPIIKTAETDDFIPDDERNLIIGGEKVKKKEAIDNYVVSIVNTQQGTLCTASILTEEFLLTAAHCLSGAPEEIKISFSLKTSDKKLRSISSYQIHPYWNKSSQSKNAFDIGIIYFKGGLPSGYEKVNLLPSSYRFQNNQTVELAGYGIKDGEDNSGAGILRAVEAKIKEASFSETEILIDQTNQKGACHGDSGGPAFVKLADGKLLYWGITSRGYGPNDKDCEGYSIYTKVMPFRKWINLNAKQMKEK is encoded by the coding sequence ATGAAAATTTTATTTGTTATCATCCTGTCAATATTTTTCCAAGCCTGTGACCGCCACCAGGATAACTCGGATAGCCCAGCCCAACCTGAACCCATTATAAAAACTGCAGAGACAGATGATTTTATTCCCGACGATGAAAGAAATTTAATTATTGGAGGAGAAAAAGTAAAGAAGAAAGAAGCGATTGATAACTATGTGGTCAGCATCGTTAACACTCAGCAAGGCACTCTTTGCACCGCAAGTATTTTGACAGAAGAATTTCTCTTAACTGCGGCCCACTGCTTGTCAGGTGCTCCGGAAGAAATTAAAATTTCATTTTCCTTAAAAACCTCAGATAAAAAACTACGTTCCATTTCTAGCTACCAAATTCATCCCTACTGGAATAAAAGCAGTCAAAGCAAAAATGCCTTTGATATCGGAATTATTTACTTTAAGGGTGGACTTCCGAGCGGCTATGAAAAGGTCAATCTCTTACCCAGCTCCTACAGATTCCAAAACAATCAAACAGTTGAACTGGCTGGCTATGGAATCAAGGATGGCGAGGATAACTCAGGAGCTGGAATTTTAAGAGCAGTTGAGGCTAAAATAAAAGAAGCCAGTTTCAGCGAGACAGAAATATTAATTGATCAAACGAATCAAAAGGGCGCCTGCCATGGAGATTCTGGAGGACCTGCCTTCGTGAAGTTAGCTGATGGCAAGCTTCTCTATTGGGGTATTACCAGCCGAGGTTATGGCCCGAATGACAAAGACTGTGAAGGCTATTCTATATACACGAAAGTGATGCCTTTTAGAAAATGGATCAATCTTAACGCGAAACAAATGAAGGAAAAATAA
- a CDS encoding peptidylprolyl isomerase: MFIKFSLFLLFSFLFSFAKNPVVEIKTSKGSILVELNEKKAPLSVKNFLSYVKEKHYDGTIFHRVINNFMIQGGGFDKDMNEKPTKSPILNEAHNGLSNDKYTIAMARTSDPNSATAQFYINVNDNSSLNYSESLIPGSKEKGINHGYAVFGKVTKGQDVVDAIKTLRTGMKNVKGNIFEDVPTETILIESIKLK; the protein is encoded by the coding sequence ATGTTTATTAAATTTTCTCTATTTCTACTATTTTCTTTTTTGTTCTCATTTGCAAAAAACCCTGTTGTTGAAATTAAGACTTCCAAAGGTAGCATCCTTGTTGAGTTGAATGAAAAAAAAGCGCCTCTATCTGTAAAAAATTTTTTATCCTATGTGAAAGAGAAACATTATGATGGGACCATCTTTCACCGTGTGATTAATAATTTTATGATTCAAGGAGGTGGCTTTGATAAAGATATGAACGAGAAGCCAACAAAATCCCCCATCCTTAATGAAGCTCACAATGGTTTGAGTAATGATAAATACACCATCGCAATGGCAAGAACTTCTGATCCGAACTCAGCAACGGCTCAGTTTTATATTAATGTAAATGATAATTCCAGTTTGAACTATTCGGAGTCCCTCATTCCAGGATCAAAGGAAAAGGGAATTAATCATGGTTATGCCGTCTTTGGAAAAGTGACAAAAGGACAAGATGTGGTGGACGCTATCAAGACATTAAGGACGGGAATGAAAAATGTTAAAGGGAATATATTTGAAGATGTTCCCACGGAGACCATTCTCATCGAAAGTATCAAACTTAAATAA
- a CDS encoding MBL fold metallo-hydrolase gives MKTNKISLKIGNYQLHSIPTGIFALDGGAMFGTVPKVLWEKSNPADNQNRIPMEARALLLKSADRNILIDCGNGADFIAKYGEKLGSKFEEIYQIQKDGNSLLKSLEKQNLRPEDIDAVILTHLHFDHAGGATTAKEGKLVPTFPKATYYLQKANYETALNPNLREKASYFPSNFQPLLDHSCLTFLEGETEIFPGISCWISNGHTKGHQMIFIQNHPSTSTSTPNPNPSFHFNSVEDDSAVLYCGDVVPTSSHIRLPWVMGYDLNPLLLIEEKANYLQKALAKNTYLFFEHDPYCDLASFQKNGSDFSIKERWVLE, from the coding sequence ATGAAAACAAATAAAATCTCTTTAAAGATTGGCAATTATCAACTCCATTCTATCCCCACTGGGATATTTGCCTTAGACGGCGGAGCTATGTTTGGAACCGTCCCCAAAGTTTTATGGGAAAAATCAAATCCTGCCGATAATCAAAATAGAATTCCCATGGAAGCTCGTGCTTTGCTTCTTAAAAGTGCCGACCGAAATATTTTAATTGACTGCGGTAATGGTGCTGACTTTATCGCCAAATATGGAGAAAAATTAGGTTCTAAATTTGAGGAAATCTACCAGATACAAAAGGACGGAAATAGCTTACTCAAATCCCTAGAAAAACAAAATCTCCGTCCCGAGGATATCGATGCGGTGATTCTGACTCATTTACATTTTGATCATGCAGGTGGCGCCACCACGGCGAAAGAAGGGAAACTGGTTCCAACCTTCCCAAAAGCTACTTACTACTTGCAAAAAGCAAATTACGAAACGGCTTTAAATCCCAACTTGCGCGAAAAAGCATCCTACTTTCCATCGAACTTTCAACCTTTGCTCGATCATTCTTGCCTAACCTTTCTCGAGGGTGAAACTGAAATCTTTCCTGGCATCAGTTGTTGGATTTCCAATGGACATACCAAAGGACATCAAATGATTTTCATTCAAAACCATCCCTCTACCTCTACCTCTACCCCTAACCCTAACCCTAGCTTCCACTTTAATTCTGTTGAAGATGACAGTGCTGTTTTGTACTGTGGCGATGTCGTTCCAACAAGCTCCCACATCAGACTTCCCTGGGTCATGGGTTATGATTTAAATCCACTGTTGCTCATCGAAGAAAAAGCAAACTACCTACAGAAGGCATTAGCGAAAAATACATATTTATTTTTTGAACACGATCCTTATTGTGATCTGGCCAGCTTCCAAAAAAATGGTTCTGATTTTTCAATTAAGGAAAGATGGGTATTGGAGTAA
- a CDS encoding 1-acyl-sn-glycerol-3-phosphate acyltransferase, which yields MKDWTYENEQWTRLPTYLKHLPLFTRSIDWTSMIFRFAWSVYLKLVFSSYIQLRIKGDSYENLYAKYPRLLIISNHGSHLDATSIAASIPSKYWLNLYITAAKDYFFSNPFFTFFSKHCLGAIPLDRKDRKGEAVNLIIKLLTRLDRIWMILFPEGTRTPDGKIHEFKRGISIFAEKTNTPILFLYLDGNTKLWPKGRAWAKPGKLTIHVGPVHPPMPVEPLYQLYKNWVKTINPIAFADDDQLPQNIEPNNNRPLS from the coding sequence ATGAAAGATTGGACCTATGAGAATGAGCAATGGACTCGACTACCTACTTATTTAAAACACCTTCCCCTCTTTACCAGATCCATTGATTGGACCAGCATGATTTTTCGATTTGCCTGGTCTGTTTATTTAAAGCTCGTTTTTAGCTCTTACATCCAGCTTAGGATCAAAGGGGACTCTTACGAAAATCTCTATGCCAAATACCCCCGACTCTTAATTATTTCCAACCATGGAAGCCATTTAGATGCGACCTCTATTGCCGCCTCCATCCCTTCAAAGTACTGGCTAAATTTATATATCACTGCGGCTAAAGATTATTTTTTTTCTAATCCCTTTTTTACTTTCTTTTCCAAGCACTGCCTTGGCGCCATTCCCCTTGATAGAAAAGATAGAAAGGGTGAGGCTGTGAATTTAATTATCAAGCTCTTAACCCGCCTAGATCGCATTTGGATGATTTTGTTCCCCGAAGGCACTCGTACTCCTGATGGTAAAATTCATGAATTTAAAAGAGGAATTTCTATATTTGCGGAAAAAACAAATACTCCCATTTTATTTTTATACCTCGATGGAAATACCAAATTGTGGCCCAAAGGACGAGCCTGGGCTAAACCGGGAAAACTCACAATACATGTCGGCCCAGTCCATCCCCCAATGCCTGTGGAACCCCTCTATCAACTCTATAAAAACTGGGTCAAAACGATCAACCCGATTGCTTTTGCTGACGATGATCAGCTCCCACAAAACATAGAACCTAACAACAATAGACCTCTTTCGTGA
- a CDS encoding DUF4105 domain-containing protein, whose amino-acid sequence MVLLLILANKFANIRFAEFKLGTKSPIFILVLFLQLCFFSRTFAETEPKESFFEESEANGFLKSSLYYKNKNSFYTTISNREILNIWGKLKANKSFQKRQWEKLLHFERDLILRKRSQVTDTRFFMSSVGYKSPEDEMKETLFSFFWKTDKLNHLYDDFKVEKLQHPICKFPARLKFIKTELNQNEIFKKLPIPDCYYQDLFLRSLNPQSISFVFSSYYANSPGSAFGHTFFRVNKKEKEGRKKQELLDYGISFAANAHTDNPLMYAILGLAGGFNGTYTNVPYYYKVREYNDFESRDLWSYELNLTEDELETLVFHFWEIGPHFFTYYFFSQNCSYQMLTALEAAAPRLSFSERLPVFIIPADSVKVLFTEKDFVKNVEFRPSLLKQFDSRFSLLDQSEKKIFISYVNDQKLPLEYNHLTDERKSMVIDTVLNYADLKDPFGIAKREGPWFAFKETNLLTRARLDFISEELKIPTPEHERPDSSHPSSRVALGSGEEKSSQSKKLFFEFRFALHDLLDSKRGLPKFSQLEFGNFKFSTVGNSIFLDHFSFFKVLQLNPLSELEKKLSWSMEVGTQRFDFCDSRIDCFGHGFKSMFGYAVDLNSFTMWLMPTLEYRYGEYFEKERNHFAYGGQGGLIYSLSDKHRFYLFYEKQCFNASHQVEGNHWEYRFNYQKNISISMISSSQNYQGLFYLYF is encoded by the coding sequence ATGGTGCTATTGTTAATTCTTGCAAATAAATTTGCCAACATAAGATTTGCTGAATTCAAATTGGGGACAAAGTCCCCAATTTTTATTTTAGTGCTTTTCTTGCAACTTTGTTTTTTCTCAAGAACTTTTGCAGAAACCGAACCTAAAGAATCATTCTTTGAAGAATCAGAAGCAAATGGTTTTTTGAAAAGTTCTCTGTATTATAAAAATAAAAACTCATTTTATACCACTATTTCGAATCGAGAGATACTCAACATTTGGGGAAAATTAAAAGCAAATAAAAGCTTTCAGAAAAGACAATGGGAGAAATTGCTTCATTTTGAAAGGGACCTCATTCTTCGAAAAAGAAGTCAGGTGACGGACACACGATTTTTTATGAGTTCAGTTGGTTATAAAAGCCCTGAAGACGAGATGAAGGAAACGTTGTTTAGTTTTTTTTGGAAAACAGATAAGCTGAATCATTTGTACGATGATTTTAAGGTGGAAAAGCTTCAACATCCAATCTGTAAATTTCCTGCAAGATTAAAATTTATTAAAACTGAACTGAACCAAAACGAAATTTTCAAAAAGCTTCCTATTCCTGATTGTTATTATCAAGATTTATTTCTTAGAAGTTTAAACCCTCAGTCCATTAGCTTTGTTTTTTCTAGCTACTACGCAAACAGTCCAGGGTCTGCCTTTGGCCACACCTTTTTTAGAGTCAATAAAAAAGAAAAAGAAGGAAGGAAAAAACAAGAGCTTTTAGATTATGGAATCAGTTTTGCGGCGAATGCTCATACTGATAATCCATTAATGTATGCTATTTTGGGCCTGGCAGGAGGATTTAACGGAACCTATACCAATGTTCCCTATTATTATAAAGTGCGCGAGTATAATGATTTTGAATCTAGAGATCTGTGGTCTTATGAATTAAATCTAACAGAGGATGAATTAGAAACATTGGTTTTTCATTTTTGGGAAATTGGTCCTCATTTCTTTACCTATTATTTTTTTTCTCAAAACTGTTCCTACCAAATGTTAACAGCCTTAGAGGCGGCAGCGCCACGGCTTTCTTTTTCTGAAAGATTACCTGTTTTTATTATACCTGCAGACTCGGTAAAAGTTTTATTTACAGAAAAAGATTTTGTAAAAAACGTTGAATTCCGACCGAGTTTGCTAAAACAATTTGATTCCCGATTTTCTCTTTTAGATCAGAGTGAAAAAAAAATCTTTATTTCCTATGTTAACGATCAAAAACTCCCTTTGGAGTACAATCATCTCACCGATGAGAGAAAAAGCATGGTGATTGATACCGTATTGAATTATGCTGATTTAAAAGATCCTTTTGGGATCGCAAAAAGGGAGGGGCCATGGTTCGCATTCAAAGAGACCAATCTATTAACTCGAGCCAGGTTGGATTTTATATCAGAGGAACTTAAAATTCCTACACCTGAACATGAAAGGCCTGATAGTTCACATCCATCAAGCCGGGTCGCCCTAGGTTCTGGGGAGGAAAAAAGCAGTCAATCAAAGAAACTATTTTTTGAGTTCAGATTTGCGCTTCATGATTTACTTGATTCAAAAAGGGGTCTTCCTAAGTTTTCCCAATTGGAGTTCGGAAATTTTAAGTTTTCAACAGTCGGCAATTCGATCTTTTTGGATCATTTTTCATTTTTTAAAGTTCTGCAACTGAATCCATTATCTGAGTTAGAAAAAAAACTTTCTTGGTCCATGGAGGTGGGTACTCAACGATTTGATTTTTGTGATTCAAGAATTGATTGCTTTGGTCATGGCTTTAAATCAATGTTTGGTTATGCCGTCGATTTGAACAGTTTTACGATGTGGTTAATGCCAACTCTTGAATATCGTTATGGCGAATACTTTGAAAAAGAAAGAAATCATTTTGCTTATGGAGGTCAGGGCGGACTCATTTATTCTTTATCAGATAAACATCGATTTTATTTATTTTATGAGAAGCAATGCTTTAATGCTTCTCATCAGGTTGAAGGAAATCACTGGGAATACCGTTTTAATTATCAAAAAAATATTTCTATTTCGATGATCTCTAGTTCACAAAACTATCAGGGACTTTTCTACCTTTACTTTTAA
- a CDS encoding DUF3015 family protein → MKLLFIVLTAFSFSFTLAKEVSQGKPKTKKSYQRPYGMAGCGLGSIVIPRQGSQIFAGTTNATSYSQLFGITSGTSNCVDDSSSEVASKMDNYIQGNKSQFIGDAAKGNGETIIALSEVMGCSESSKLGRALKANYQNLFLEENTNIVTDNIITLIQNDDQLSQQCKLTI, encoded by the coding sequence ATGAAATTATTATTTATAGTACTAACTGCATTTTCTTTTAGTTTTACTTTGGCTAAAGAAGTTTCTCAAGGAAAGCCAAAAACGAAAAAATCCTACCAACGACCTTATGGTATGGCAGGATGTGGATTAGGCTCCATTGTTATTCCTCGTCAGGGATCTCAAATATTTGCTGGGACAACAAATGCAACCTCCTATAGTCAATTGTTTGGTATCACTTCTGGAACTTCAAATTGTGTAGATGATTCGTCCTCAGAAGTGGCATCTAAAATGGATAACTATATTCAGGGAAATAAATCTCAATTTATTGGGGATGCAGCTAAAGGAAATGGTGAGACAATTATAGCATTGTCTGAAGTTATGGGATGTTCAGAGTCATCTAAATTAGGAAGGGCTTTAAAAGCAAATTATCAAAATTTATTTTTAGAAGAGAATACAAACATAGTGACTGACAATATCATCACGCTGATTCAAAACGATGATCAATTGTCACAACAATGTAAATTGACTATCTAA
- the aguB gene encoding N-carbamoylputrescine amidase — protein MTNPATISSVTSSARSSVSSSEIPSITRVAALQAAFSTNTAENVSLMLTMTEQAASKGAQIILLPELFENIYFCTFEKEEYFSLARPALEHPTLLQFQKLAKRLGVVIPVSFFEVDGPCYYNSLGMIDADGSLLGIYRKSHIPDGPGYEEKYYFRPGNTGFKVWSTRFGKIGVGICWDQWFPECARAMMLQGADLLMYPTAIGTEPEDPGLDTKDPWQRAMIGHAVSNVVPVVAANRIGKEPRQSFYGHSFICNRRGDKVAELDEKTQGFITADFDFSQIRSQRAAFGFFRDRREDLYF, from the coding sequence ATGACAAATCCTGCGACAATATCTTCTGTTACTTCATCTGCAAGGTCTTCTGTATCATCCTCTGAGATACCTTCAATAACAAGGGTAGCAGCTCTTCAAGCCGCATTTTCCACAAATACCGCTGAGAATGTTTCTTTAATGCTGACAATGACGGAGCAAGCGGCAAGTAAAGGGGCTCAAATCATTCTCTTGCCTGAGCTTTTCGAAAATATTTATTTTTGTACTTTTGAAAAAGAAGAATATTTTTCTTTAGCACGGCCGGCTTTGGAGCATCCGACACTTCTTCAGTTTCAAAAATTAGCTAAAAGATTAGGAGTTGTGATTCCTGTTTCTTTTTTTGAAGTGGATGGACCCTGTTATTATAACAGCCTGGGAATGATTGATGCTGATGGCTCGCTTTTGGGGATTTATCGTAAGTCGCATATTCCTGATGGTCCTGGTTATGAAGAAAAATATTATTTTAGACCAGGCAATACAGGCTTTAAGGTTTGGTCCACTCGATTTGGAAAAATAGGTGTGGGTATCTGTTGGGATCAGTGGTTCCCTGAATGCGCTCGAGCTATGATGCTTCAAGGGGCGGATTTATTGATGTACCCCACGGCCATTGGTACAGAACCAGAGGATCCTGGTTTAGATACAAAGGACCCTTGGCAGAGAGCTATGATCGGGCATGCGGTTAGTAATGTGGTTCCTGTGGTTGCAGCAAATCGCATTGGCAAAGAACCACGACAGTCATTCTATGGACATTCTTTTATTTGTAATCGTCGAGGTGATAAAGTCGCTGAGTTAGACGAAAAGACTCAAGGTTTTATCACAGCCGATTTTGATTTTTCTCAAATTCGCAGTCAGCGCGCTGCCTTTGGATTTTTTCGAGATCGAAGAGAAGATCTTTATTTCTAG
- a CDS encoding DUF3015 family protein yields MLKKMIVFVSLIGFHALAANYGMAGCGLGALVFQDQPGKIQIVAATLNNIVSPQTSAITTGTSNCYEGSRDEVSLRFIENNKTALKDDVARGQGETLDGLMTIWACKEKNSVQMNLKQNYNNIFESNETLSILQNLKSNSEVQKTCQSDSQS; encoded by the coding sequence GTGTTAAAAAAAATGATAGTATTTGTTTCATTAATTGGTTTTCACGCGCTGGCCGCAAATTATGGAATGGCTGGGTGTGGGTTGGGAGCTTTAGTATTCCAAGATCAGCCGGGTAAAATACAAATTGTTGCAGCAACTCTTAATAATATAGTGTCTCCGCAAACTTCTGCAATAACAACAGGTACCTCTAACTGTTATGAAGGGTCACGAGATGAAGTGAGTTTGCGTTTTATTGAAAATAACAAAACGGCATTAAAAGATGATGTTGCTCGTGGGCAAGGCGAGACACTTGATGGTCTGATGACTATTTGGGCTTGCAAGGAAAAAAATAGTGTTCAAATGAATTTAAAACAAAATTATAACAATATTTTTGAGTCAAATGAAACTCTTTCTATTCTGCAAAATTTAAAATCTAACTCTGAAGTTCAAAAAACTTGTCAAAGTGATTCACAATCATAA
- a CDS encoding response regulator, whose translation MFPLNTRILIVDDMKGIRVWLQKSLHNMGYTDIKEASNGEEALSILKSEKIELLFLDIVMPKMDGIQLLKAMKREDRFGSLPIIMLSAETDGKLISEAISLGISQYIIKPATIPVLQKKMGDVFSQKKA comes from the coding sequence ATGTTTCCACTTAACACAAGAATATTAATTGTCGATGATATGAAGGGAATCAGAGTCTGGTTGCAAAAGTCTCTGCATAATATGGGCTATACTGATATAAAAGAAGCCTCTAATGGTGAAGAGGCCTTGAGCATTTTAAAATCAGAAAAGATTGAGCTCTTATTTCTAGACATTGTCATGCCTAAAATGGATGGCATTCAGCTGTTGAAAGCCATGAAAAGAGAGGATCGATTTGGATCCCTTCCCATTATCATGCTTTCCGCAGAAACAGATGGGAAATTAATCAGCGAGGCCATCAGTCTTGGAATTTCCCAATATATTATTAAACCTGCAACGATTCCCGTCTTGCAGAAAAAAATGGGAGACGTTTTTTCTCAAAAAAAGGCATAG
- a CDS encoding agmatine deiminase family protein, whose translation MGLDKETNKERKIEEVNFANYRQPAEWEAHEAVWLAWPYDRELWQEDLEKAQAEFVGLCQAIVDFDTQTGKFRGEKLNVLIPTATAYQEASGALKGLPVSFFEIPYGDIWLRDTAPIFVRKENKLAAACFQFNGWGEKYRMPGDENVAYKIAQRVAQQSGAAQVVHSFVLEGGSVEVDGEGTCLSSRQCLLNPNRNPNLSPKEVEAKVCKALGAEKMLWVDEGLLNDHTDGHIDTIARFVAPGVVLCMEAQTSDDPNHAALAAIAQALSVQVDAQNRRLQVGKIPSPGLVLDEDGEIMPASYLNFYIGNSTVVVPTYGSPWDQAAVDAIGTYFPTRRTVGLSAKGILTGGGAFHCISQQQPYGVSLGISLGVSK comes from the coding sequence ATGGGTTTGGATAAAGAAACCAATAAGGAAAGAAAAATCGAAGAAGTCAATTTCGCGAATTATCGACAGCCAGCAGAATGGGAAGCTCATGAGGCTGTTTGGCTTGCCTGGCCTTACGACAGGGAGTTATGGCAAGAAGACTTAGAGAAAGCTCAGGCCGAGTTTGTTGGACTTTGTCAGGCCATTGTAGATTTTGATACGCAAACAGGAAAGTTTCGTGGGGAAAAATTAAATGTATTAATTCCTACGGCTACAGCCTATCAGGAGGCAAGTGGGGCTTTGAAGGGGCTTCCTGTGAGCTTTTTTGAAATACCCTATGGTGATATTTGGCTTCGTGATACGGCTCCTATATTTGTCAGAAAAGAAAATAAACTTGCTGCCGCTTGCTTTCAATTTAATGGTTGGGGTGAAAAGTACAGGATGCCTGGCGATGAAAATGTGGCTTACAAAATCGCTCAAAGAGTGGCTCAGCAAAGTGGTGCCGCTCAGGTCGTTCATTCCTTTGTTTTAGAAGGAGGATCTGTGGAAGTCGATGGAGAGGGCACTTGTCTTTCTAGTCGTCAGTGTCTGCTTAACCCCAATCGGAATCCAAATCTGAGCCCCAAAGAAGTGGAAGCCAAGGTTTGCAAAGCTTTAGGAGCTGAGAAAATGCTATGGGTAGACGAGGGGCTTTTGAATGATCACACCGATGGGCACATTGATACCATTGCTAGGTTTGTGGCTCCTGGGGTTGTTCTTTGCATGGAGGCTCAAACTTCCGATGATCCCAATCACGCAGCCCTAGCCGCTATAGCTCAGGCCTTGTCGGTACAGGTGGATGCTCAAAATCGTCGTTTGCAGGTGGGAAAAATCCCATCACCAGGATTAGTTCTAGATGAAGATGGAGAAATCATGCCCGCCAGTTATTTAAATTTTTATATTGGAAACTCGACAGTGGTGGTGCCGACCTATGGGAGTCCTTGGGATCAGGCCGCTGTTGACGCCATTGGTACGTATTTTCCAACGAGGCGTACGGTAGGTTTATCGGCAAAGGGCATTTTAACCGGAGGAGGAGCCTTTCACTGCATCAGTCAACAACAGCCTTATGGAGTATCTCTTGGAATATCTCTTGGAGTATCGAAATGA
- a CDS encoding DUF4194 domain-containing protein has product MEISKSQLLLAGALRRLFKNRYLLKNRNEKWYQTIIDLRELIQKSLDSFLIQLEINESLGVAYLKPINDSIEDLVQYQIGRSKVLSPLATALLIKLRYDRLQFILNPTPEGAALVRLEELKEYLIQFDNSKMDSQFEKNYRRAIDDMLQLEVLFETKENSELFEISPLCEILMSLDDLQQRKTQMETYFQHYKNKSSQEVPC; this is encoded by the coding sequence ATGGAAATAAGTAAAAGTCAATTACTACTGGCCGGAGCTTTGAGACGGCTATTTAAGAATCGCTATTTGTTAAAAAATAGAAATGAAAAATGGTATCAAACCATAATAGATTTACGTGAATTGATTCAAAAATCTTTAGATAGTTTTTTGATTCAATTAGAAATAAATGAATCGCTTGGAGTGGCTTATTTGAAGCCAATAAATGATTCGATTGAGGATCTGGTTCAATATCAAATCGGTCGAAGCAAGGTATTGTCACCTCTGGCAACGGCCTTACTGATTAAACTCAGGTATGATCGGCTTCAATTTATTTTAAATCCGACACCGGAAGGTGCGGCTTTGGTTAGGCTAGAAGAGTTAAAAGAGTATTTAATCCAGTTTGATAATTCTAAAATGGATAGTCAGTTTGAAAAAAATTACCGTAGGGCCATCGATGATATGCTTCAATTAGAGGTTTTGTTTGAGACAAAAGAAAATAGTGAGTTGTTTGAAATTTCTCCTCTATGTGAAATTTTGATGAGTTTAGATGATTTACAACAACGAAAAACCCAAATGGAAACTTATTTTCAACATTATAAAAATAAATCTTCTCAAGAGGTCCCATGTTAG